The following coding sequences are from one Lepisosteus oculatus isolate fLepOcu1 chromosome 19, fLepOcu1.hap2, whole genome shotgun sequence window:
- the prr35 gene encoding proline-rich protein 35, with protein MSKEDLTCKVSSVYKHKERKPKKPHYIPRPWGKPYNYKCFQCPFTCMEKSHLYNHMKYSLCKNSLSLLIESEWPYKKGNLLHPELRPLQPGARLRGSGREEVESSPVPVDQSKAAQSEVPFGGEEPEEGEDPIDRERGQGEGLKETLPTKEARDQTDNGPRNTTKRPKQTEADFVITDVFSLEDQLLNARAVEVEAKLKHYKLSKTCLTGPSLLSEQWRLLATSHRKANAEGSLADGGSMSCYPPVQPFAECQEAPALNLSVLGVSYPLSPGLFSYLNPAVPGATPAHAQLAQLPFLASAAQLMHPPSGSVPPSERSVLPPRFYYPLLCEHAFAATQDSSKGVKPGRQSPAGLEPKAQVSYAPKIGLWKVPALRPSTNGAPPALWASHQQVAGSAEPGYGAAEEKSHLAAGKDNKMGFWSPKDVPSLREQNAKRTGVPLENQEGPQEKKPFLGSTRDLLKNTHGAPSLTAGTEKLLFHGSTFRTSLLPTRPAGEWHSDSRKCPAEGQESRGLLLEPSSPLKPGKAKDRYSGRREESDAAAGLLGDLSKALQEYQEADRKISHLAKEDSPGQRYLRDHLCKIRSELSHIHQALEKTTRQHEGPLDLSVKKALDCKVVGSGGEGQCSEGKGSILGETEEEEEEEEEEEEEGVPLGRKLLSQESCCQAEDVMIKISHSELGDTHPGAVVKTEVVSPSSLGIRPPPVEALWPSRTTKCEADSSVLLCPDGRSAPLVFADFTSSAKTLKRPSSKDHPGEMLPPPSPLTPGDP; from the exons ATGTCAAAGGAAGACTTGACCTGCAAGGTTAGCTCAGTGTATAAGCACAAGGAACGCAAGCCCAAAAAGCCGCACTACATCCCACGACCGTGGGGCAAACCCTATAACTATAAATGCTTCCAGTGTCCCTTCACATGCATGGAAAAGTCCCACCTGTACAACCACATGAAGTACAGCCTGTGCAAGAACTCCCTCTCCCTGCTCATTGAGTCTGAATGGCCCTACAAAAAGGGCAATCTCCTACACCCTGAACTTCGACCTCTACAGCCGGGGGCACGCCTCCGAGGGTCAGGTCGCGAGGAGGTGGAGTCCAGCCCAGTTCCTGTGGACCAATCAAAAGCCGCGCAGTCAGAGGTCCCCTTTGGGGGGGAGGAGCCAGAGGAAGGTGAGGATCCAATcgacagggagagagggcaaGGGGAGGGACTAAAGGAAACCCTGCCCACCAAAGAGGCCAGAGACCAAACTGACAACGGCCCCCGAAACACTACGAAGAGGCCCAAACAAACAGAGGCCGATTTTGTTATCACAGATGTCTTCTCCCTTGAAGACCAGCTTCTCAATGCCCGGGCGGTAGAGGTAGAGGCTAAGCTGAAGCACTATAAACTTTCTAAGACCTGCCTGACTGGTCCCAGCCTCCTCTCGGAGCAGTGGCGTCTGCTGGCAACCAGCCACAGGAAGGCAAACGCAGAAGGTTCACTCGCGGATGGCGGCTCCATGTCCTGCTACCCACCCGTGCAACCCTTTGCAGAATGCCAGGAAGCCCCTGCGCTGAATCTCTCAGTCCTGGGTGTCAGTTACCCCCTAAGCCCAGGCCTGTTTTCGTACCTCAACCCCGCAGTGCCTGGAGCAACCCCGGCCCACGCCCAGCTCGCCCAGCTCCCTTTCCTCGCATCCGCTGCACAGCTCATGCACCCTCCTTCCGGGTCCGTGCCCCCCTCGGAAAGGTCCGTCCTGCCACCTCGCTTCTACTACCCTCTGCTCTGCGAACATGCGTTCGCAGCCACGCAAGACTCCAGCAAGGGCGTCAAGCCCGGGCGACAGTCCCCAGCTGGGCTGGAGCCGAAGGCGCAAGTGAGCTATGCGCCCAAGATTGGCCTGTGGAAGGTCCCCGCCTTGCGCCCCAGTACCAACGGGGCTCCCCCAGCTCTGTGGGCCTCCCACCAGCAGGTTGCGGGGTCAGCTGAGCCTGGCTACGGGGCAGCAGAAGAGAAGTCCCACCTAGCTGCAGGTAAGGACAACAAGATGGGGTTTTGGAGCCCCAAGGATGTCCCCTCGCTAAGAGAACAGAACGCCAAGAGGACCGGGGTGCCCCTGGAGAATCAGGAAGGCCCCCAGGAGAAGAAGCCTTTTCTGGGAAGCACACGAGACCTTCTCAAGAACACGCACGGTGCCCCATCACTCACTGCAGGAACCGAAAAACTCCTCTTTCATGGCAG CACCTTTCGCACCTCTCTTCTGCCAACCAGGCCTGCAGGGGAATGGCACTCAGACAGCAGAAAGTGTCCAGCAGAGGGACAAGAGTCCAGAGGCCTCCTGCTAGAGCCTTCATCCCCTCTGAAGCCTGGGAAAGCGAAGGACAGATATTCAGGGAGGCGGGAGGAGTCGGATGCGGCAGCCGGGCTATTAGGTGACCTCTCCAAGGCCCTGCAGGAGTACCAGGAAGCTGATCGCAAGATCTCTCACCTGGCGAAGGAGGACAGCCCCGGCCAGCGCTACCTGAGGGACCACCTCTGTAAAATTCGCAGTGAGCTGTCGCACATCCACCAGGCACTGGAGAAGACCACCAGGCAGCATGAAGGACCCCTGGACCTCTCGGTCAAGAAGGCTCTAGACTGCAAAGTGGTTGGCAGCGGGGGAGAAGGTCAGTGTTCAGAAGGCAAAGGAAGCATCCTGGGGGAGacggaagaggaggaggaggaggaggaggaggaggaggaggagggagtcCCACTGGGCAGAAAACTCCTGTCCCAGGAAAGCTGCTGCCAGGCTGAAGATGTCATGATCAAGATCAGCCACTCTGAGCTGGGTGACACGCATCCGGGCGCTGTGGTCAAGACGGAGGTGGTGTCACCCAGTAGTCTGGGCATCCGGCCGCCCCCCGTCGAGGCCCTGTGGCCCAGCAGGACGACCAAATGCGAGGCAGACTCCAGCGTGCTCCTGTGTCCGGATGGTCGCTCGGCTCCCTTGGTCTTCGCCGACTTTACCTCTAGTGCCAAGACACTGAAGAGGCCCTCGTCCAAAGATCACCCCGGGGAGATGCTGCCACCTCCCAGCCCCCTCACACCCGGCGACCCCTAA